A part of Populus alba chromosome 8, ASM523922v2, whole genome shotgun sequence genomic DNA contains:
- the LOC118056853 gene encoding histone H1: MVKEAIVALKGRSGSSQIAIAKFIEEKHKSNLPTNFKKLLLVQLKKLVANGKLVKVKKSFKLPPKSSAKDAASVNKAAPAKPEAEAKPKPEKAAKAEAVKFPAKKAVVAPKNKTPAKKAV, from the coding sequence ATGGTCAAGGAGGCGATTGTGGCTTTGAAGGGAAGGAGTGGATCGAGCCAGATTGCAATTGCTAAGTTCATCGAAGAGAAGCATAAGTCCAACCTCCCCACCAATTTCAAGAAACTGCTGCTTGTTCAATTGAAGAAACTTGTTGCTAATGGCAAGCTAGTTAAGGTCAAGAAGTCCTTCAAGCTCCCTCCTAAATCTTCCGCTAAGGATGCTGCTTCTGTGAACAAAGCGGCTCCAGCGAAACCCGAGGCCGAGGCTAAGCCTAAGCCGGAAAAGGCTGCGAAGGCTGAGGCTGTAAAGTTTCCGGCGAAGAAAGCTGTTGTTGCGCCTAAAAATAAGACTCCGGCGAAAAAGGCAGTGTAG
- the LOC118056835 gene encoding calmodulin calcium-dependent NAD kinase isoform X2, with protein MGFADADECPRLCKLAYDYLKRSEGCENNIYDFFANLSEFESLYVKLMEEFEKCILTYFAFHWSRASLFISQVIDVESVKKPKLKGIVMAATRKQRFERVTKNLKVTRAFSTLVEELKAIGQGESHCTEVMVPVALSERSPVLLLMGGGMGAGKSTVTKDILKEPFWSGAKAKAVVVEADAFKESDVIYRAISSMGHHDDMLQTAELVHQSSTDAASSLLVTALNEGRDVIMDGTLSWEPFVEQTIAMARNVHTCRYRMGPGYQVAEDGTVDENYWEKVEQGEEDQRLNNDKGELTGRKPYRIELVGVVCDPYLAVVRGIRRAITTRRAVRVNSQLKSHKRFASAFERYCQLVDNARLYCTNSVGAPPSLIAWKDGDNKLLLDPEGYKCLTNVSNLRAEAESIYELYTDPSPIFEPGSVWKDIVLDPSRPTVQSELRTSILNIEKS; from the exons ATGGGATTTGCAGATGCAGATGAGTGTCCACGGCTATGCAAATTGGCTTATGATTATCTGAAAAGATCTGAAGGGTGTGAGAATAAcatctatgatttttttgctAATCTATCGGAGTTTGAATCTCTGTACGTGAAGCTGATGGAGGAATTTGAAAAATGCATCCTCACTTATTTTGCATTTCATTGGAGCAGAGCATCTCTGTTTATCAGTCAG GTTATAGATGTTGAATCCGTGAAGAAACCAAAGCTCAAAGGCATTGTAATGGCAGCCACGAG AAAACAAAGATTTGAGAGGGTGACCAAGAACTTGAAGGTTACAAGGGCATTTTCTACTCTAGTTGAGGAATTGAAAGCAATCGGCCAGGGGGAATCACATTGTACGGAGGTCATGGTGCCGGTGGCACTGAGTGAGAGAAGTCCGGTGCTGCTACTTATGGGTGGTGGTATGGGGGCTGGCAAGAGCACTGTCACCAAAGATATTCTCAAAGA ACCGTTCTGGTCAGGAGCAAAGGCAAAGGCGGTTGTGGTGGAGGCTGATGCATTCAAAGAGTCGGATGTCATCTACCGAGCCATTAGCTCCATGGGCCATCACGATGACATGCTTCAAACTGCTGAACTG GTGCACCAATCATCAACCGATGCTGCATCATCACTCCTAGTAACTGCACTGAATGAAGGACGGGATGTGATCATGGATGGCACCCTTTCATGGGAGCCTTTTGTGGAGCAGACAATTGCCATGGCTCGTAATGTGCACACATGCCGTTACCGAATGGGACCAGGGTACCAGGTTGCTGAGGATGGGACCGTCGATGAAAATTACTGGGAAAAGGTAGAGCAAGGGGAAGAAGACCAGCGCTTAAACAACGATAAAGGAGAATTAACTGGCAGGAAACCATACAGAATAGAGCTGGTTGGAGTTGTCTGTGACCCTTATCTAGCTGTTGTTAGAGGCATCAG GAGAGCCATAACGACAAGAAGGGCAGTGAGGGTGAATTCCCAGTTGAAGTCCCACAAGAGATTCGCCAGCGCATTTGAAAGATACTGCCAACTTGTTGATAATGCCAGGCTTTATTGCACCAATTCAGTCGGAGCACCGCCTAGT CTGATAGCATGGAAAGATGGGGACAACAAGCTCCTGCTTGATCCAGAGGGGTACAAATGCTTGACAAATGTGAGCAATTTGAGGGCTGAAGCAGAATCCATCTACGAGCTTTACACAGACCCAAGCCCCATCTTCGAGCCGGGCTCTGTTTGGAAAGACATCGTCTTGGATCCTTCCAGGCCCACTGTTCAATCGGAGCTCAGGACCTCTATTCTAAACATCGAAAAATCATGA